One Glycine soja cultivar W05 chromosome 7, ASM419377v2, whole genome shotgun sequence genomic window, TGTCCatcaaataacatttttcttgagACGATGCTTGTAAATTCTACTAGTTTATAGCTAgccatattaatttataatgattgagGGATTGATTTAGCTAGCTATTACACGGTGCACGGTACAATACTAGATATCGTTTTATACATACTCCCATGTCTAAATTGTTAGCCTCCATAtgtgattctttttatttttctgatttgTATTTTTAGGCATTCTCGATCGTACtcgaattaatttaataattaagagGTTGTCTTTCAGGTGAACAATGCTGCGACAACtataacaaagaaaataatagattACACTGCAGAAGATATATCAACCATAATGGGTACTAATTTTGAGTCCGTTTATCATTTGACTCAACTTGCACACCCGCTTCTAAAAGAATCTGGACAAGGAAGCATAGTATCTATTTCGTCCATTGCAGGTTTAAAAGCCCTTCCCGTTTTCTCTGTTTATGCAGCTTCCAAaggtatttttcattttcttcatatCCCATACCTGTGATTAATTTGAATCGAGCTTGCAATTGATGCATTTGAAAGAATGACTTATAgagatataaataattttacccAGGAGCCATGAATCAATTCACCAAAAACTTAGCATTGGAATGGGCAAAGGATAATATTCGTGCAAATGCTGTGGCACCTGGACCTGTTATGACAAAACTTTTGGACTCTATCATGGTATATAtgcatttttatcatttatagtATAAGTTTATATCAATGGGTATGCATATCAAGATTGATTTGCAAAATGCAGTTTGGCTCGATCGGTCCTTTTTACTTTGGTCCTGTTCAATTGTTTCTCGTTGCTTATATTGTTTTTCTAATGTTGAAATTTTATAACGTGTTTTAATTaggattaattatgattttggtcccaatttttttttttcaggtttttacttttagtcttttaataaAAGTTTAATCAATCTTAGTTCTTAAACTTTTATTCCAATAAATTTTTAGTTCTTGTCATTAAATAACATTATGATGAtgtgataataattttatagatgatttattatctgcttataattaaaaaatcatcaaaaattattttgctgaaatgaaaaatataatatttaatgactaaaaattgtcaaaaaaaaataaaaattccttTCATGATTTTCTCCCTTGTCCATCCATTAATGCAAGCTTGAGTTCAAAATCAAACTTAGACTCAAGAtcaaaattatcttaaggtatggtcaaaatcaaaagaaaaaaaataaataaattaaaataaaaaataaattgcacAGACCTAGACCTATGCATGAGAATAAAGAAAATTGGTCTAAACACATGTAAGAAAGGACCCCATGATGCATAGAAGAGTACTGTCAGGTACTCATAATTATTCTTGTGAACCATATTAAATGCCTTCTGCGAAAATCCTTCATCTCCCTGCACATAACCAATGCtcaacttaaataataataaaaaaaaaaatactacactaTCAATCATCACACAATCTAAATTTTGCAGTTGCATCAACTCCACACATAACTACAAAAAGCAAAGGACATATGTAAACATAGTGAACTTCAAATTCTTGAGGCTTCTAATcccaaaaaaccaaaattaggattatattctttttataaagaaattataGTTATATGACagagagagaataaaaagaaaaggactaccTCGGTGACGATAATGGATCCCAGAGAATTGGGATGGAGGCAGGGGGTTCATTTTCAATCACCAAAAATTGTGTATTATTCATTTCAGGATAAAATTACAGTCACGTTGTCATTAATTTAACGAAGTTATTTGACAGCaatgactaaaaatattaatggaGTAAAAGTTTAGAGATTAAGATGcatcaaaattttgttaaagGACCAAAAGTGAAAACctaaaaaagttttgaataaaaaatataattaacccttttaattaattatgttggcCTTGAATTATTTCTTGCTTACAGCTAAGGTTTGAAATATCATTGAATGTTTCTAAATGGAGTTAGCTAGaagtacttttaattaatttttattttgctaaTTGTTatctataatttaatattaaaatattaatttattttatcaatttgataGGGGAAAAAGTatgtaaaaaaggaaaacatataACACAATATAGATCTAAATATAGATATATAGATACTTAGAAGATACAGAGAGAAAgggattaaaattattttctactaAGTATAGGCCCAtgggcaatttttttttagatacaCATGAGGATtaatattctaatattttatctAAACTCCATTGATGGTCATCCTAAACTCTTAGTCTAATTCGATTGGTTAAACAAAACCACAAATTATTGTAAACTCTTAGTATTTGTTTTCACTTCTcacatgtaaataaataaataaaaacttttactAGTTGATAATAAGGATTTGACTTTAATTTGTTCGTTCTTAGTTTCCAGCTTAGTTGTGTTTGTTTGCCATtcataaagaaaaaagtgaaaatatatGGCCTTGTGAGGCTTAAGGGtgcactttttaatttaacacaACTAATTATCATGTCATCATCTGCTTATAGTATTCATAGTGCATGATTGCTCTTCTAACAGAATTCTTCTGGAGGGGATGAGTCTGTGGATGGAATAGTGTCTCAAACACTTGTTGGTCGCATGGGAGAAGCTAAAGAGATATCAGCATTAGTTGCTTTTCTTTGCCTTCCAGCTGCATCATACATCACTGGACAGGTTATATGTGCTGATGGGGGTTTCACAACTTAGTTTACTGCTATTCATTTGGCTGCTGAATAAAATTCTAGTGTTCTTTCTCTACCGTTTGAGTTTCTTCCGACCGAATCATGCTTGGTATATCGTTGGTTGGATTTGTCAACTGTTTTTAAACATTTAGCCATGTGTTTTTATTTAGTCCCGTTGTAAGTGTGTCTTTCTGCCAAACTATTCAACAAGGCAGAATAATTGTTAATAACCTTCTCCCTTAGGTTATCCTTTTGTggtgttaaaaatgaaacatcaCTTCATCGTACGTTTGTGGTAATCCTTCTCCTCaatattgaatatatatttaattagttagATTGTGTATGTAGGACTCAATATACATGGATATTGTTATAACCTATTTATATGACTCTCTTTGAtaaattgattatatttgtaCAAAACTCTTCGaagaattttaatttgtgtaactgtgcaaattctaaaaaaattacttgaataAATCTTTCTATGGATTAAAACATTCAGGACATATTTAGTACAATATCATCTTACTGGGTATTTgctaaaaaaagatatataattaatttcattggtccttgtatttttattgaaaggtttgaaaatgaattttttataattgttttttatatagaaaacataaatataattgaaatttctAAAGGACTTccaaaatttatacataatttactAAGGGGTCTAAGTCAATTggttgaataaaatatatataagtattataaatcttttaataACGTGTTTAATtcttacagataaaaaaaattatatataacttaaaGAAAGAGTTTGAGATTAAGAATGTAGCTAGGAAGGACCAAGATGTGTTTGAGattataaattgaatatttaaataatgaattttttttacatcaagaGACTTATAAAATAAAGGTGTTTAAAAGTTTGAAATAGACAAATCACATATGTGATGCACTCCAATGGTTAAAAGATCTTTAAATGTGGATAAAAGCCATTTTAGACCTCAAAAAAAGATGAAGAACTACTTAATCTTCAATGATCACATCTTTATGCTGTAGATGTGTCTTAAAATATCATATCATTGTATCATAGGAGTACtacacaacaattttttttttggtacagttaaaacaaattatttaaatccataatatttaaacaattattattcctaaaaacactactaaaaaataattttttataatttcttttttttacgaTGATTTCCAAAAAACCGTCTTAATATATGAAACGATGACATTTTTGTATAACCAAATACATACGacgatgattttttaaaaattgtattcaaagataattttaagaaaaccgTAGTGTCATTCTCGTGCATGAGCCTTATGCTTATTGTGATGCTCAGTCCTCAAGTGTTCAAAGACGGTTCACATTCACTACTTCTCCTTCCACGGGACCTTCTCCTTCACTCTGTTATTGTCTTCCTTCTCCTTCACTGTCACCTCACTTTCTCCCTTCCTCCTCGTCGTTTAGGTTACACTCCATTAAAGCCTTCTATCAAAACAACCCTGCATTTCACACCCCCTCTCCTCCAAACCCTAACCTCGTTCATCACTGCCGCTGCCTTCTTCTTCATGTGCTTCCACCACACAACCCCTCGTTCTTCGCCTCGCACCAAAACACGTGGCTGGTGGATGAGACGCTCCTCCGACACCAGATCGACACCACGACGGAGGAGATCGTGCGCTTGCATGGCCACATAGTGGAGCTCGATGACGGAGGAAAAACATTTTTGGGAACAGTAATGGCTTTGATTTAGAATTTATGGCCTCTGCTTCTAAGCTCTGGGCTGAGAAAGCCTCGCTTTGGCAGGTTTGTATGAATGTGCTTCACTTCTATCTGTTTCTTTGTAtgatttaattgtattttagtttaaattgcaaatatttaactttgacccTGTATCAAATGGAACCCTGTAGTGTATTCTTTGTTATCCCTTGGAGCAACCGATTGATAATTGTTCATGTCTTTTTGCTATGAAAAACTGTATTGTTGAATGATTGAATCAAAAGAATGGAGGGTCTTCTATGATGTATTGCTTTATCTTGACTTTTTTGGTTTGCTGTTTTTCTGAACTTGAAATGTGGCAATATATATCTGTTAACTTAATTATTGATAATGGAAGGTTATTGATAATGATCGGGGAGTCATTGGAGCAGGAGATGAATCACATGAATTTTTAGATATGGCAGCCTCTGGAGCAGTGCTAGGGACCTGATGGACAGGAGTGGGCAGAGACTGCTTGACCAAGCAGCTGGAAAAGATTCACTACAAAAAGCTGCACCTAGGGCAGTGCATGAACATCTTGCACTAAGAAGAATGGATTGTTACTAGTGCATAATTGTACATGCTCTGGCCAATGGTTGTGGAGCTCCAGGAATAAGTTTGCCAAAGTATCCTGAGTTGACTAGCCACCCAAGTTTTGTGATGGGAGACTGATCATAACTGGTGAGGAAAAATTTAGCTTTGGATCCTAATTGTACATGCTCTTGCTTGAGAAGAGATGCAGTCTACTTTAATTTACACTCCCTAACTAATCGGGATTTCATAGTGTCCTGTGCATTGCTAGCAGAGATATTTACAATAGTCAATTGttttgtgtttgaatttttttcctttggttatttttatcaaaattatgagggcgagccctggtgcagcggtaaagttgtgccttggtgacttgttggtcatgggttcgaatccagaaacagcctctttgcatatgcaagggtaaggctgcgtacaatatccctcccccataccttcgcatagcgaagagcctctggacagtggggtacgaagtttttatttttatcaaaattatatttatatttgaaaattttggacTAGTAGACAAAGTTTCATAACTCCATAGAGTAAGAGGGTTTGACTAGAATTTTGCTTATGAATATCATACTTAGTAaaccatattaaaaaatactataccTTTGTTTTATTAACCAAATGCCACATCTTCTTCCTAGCATGTGTGTAGGTTCTGCTAATATCACATTTAtgcataattttaaaactacAAGTTCAATGAATAGTATATTCTTGTGTAGGGTGAAATAAGTTTTCAAGAACTACTGATAAAGCAAGAAGTTCTTCAAAAGGAAACTGTCCATTGTACCACTGACTtgttgataaaagaaaaacaatctaAAGCAGATGTGATCCTTATAGCCTTTGCTCCCTTGTGCCTTTGTAACCTCAACCCTCAGTTTTATGACAATTCATGCCCTCAAGCTCAGCAAATTGCCAATTCCATTCTTACTTTGTATTTTGTAATTCAACCCGGATATGCAACTCAAATTCTCAGGCTTCATTTTCGTGATTGTTTTGTCACGGTCTCTCCCTATGACTTGCCAAGAAAATTAGTGGTTTATTGCACAACAACATCTCATTATTAACATTGtaatatcataaataattatatgatgtTAGTACTTAGTCTTATTGGTAACATAGTTGTATTATCATGTGACCGATGTTAATACTTAGTACCTAAGAAGCACAGATGTGGCACTTCAGCAGCGTGTCCTACACCGGACACGACTCTGGTGCGATGCGGTGTTAGGTGCTTTTACCGTCACCGTACACGGTTGGACAGCCGAACATGCACGATCAGGCGTGGCCCAACAAGTGGACGCAGACACCtcagttatttttattatttattaaaaaaatttaaaaaaatgcttacCAAATACGAACCGTTCTCATTCTCATGCACCTTCATCTTCTCCTTGTCGTTTCCCATAAGCAAACCAAACGCCTCCCTTGCTACACGTCGTCACCTCCGTTTCCCCATGCAGGTAGGCCCTTGTTTgagttgtttcttttttctaatttgcTCAGCTGCTccctatttctctctttttcttttgtggaGAATGGAGATAAAAAGTATTGCTTTCTAGTATTGCTTTTGGTATATTGCTCCCTCGTATGCGCTTCCCTTTCTAGAATCTAGTATCGCTTTTGGTATAttgctttttgaaaaaaatataccaCAAGTTATTGCTCCCTCGTATGCGCTGCCCTTTCTAGTATTGCtttttgtatatttctttttgaaaaaaatataccaCAAGTATTGCTTTTTGTATATTGCTCcctgtttctctttttttcttcggATATAttgctttttgtttgttttttgtattCGACTGCGCTGCCATTTCTTGTTTTTCACTTctggtatatttttttaaaattgttgtaaGGATGAGTGCTTCAAGTCCTAGTCAATCTAAAGAACAAGATGATGATACCAAACCTTTATGGACCTAtgttacaaagataaaaagtgtaggtggtggtggaaattataagataaaatgCAATATTTGTGATTTTATCTTTAATGGGTCTTACACTGGAGTGAGGGCACACTTGTTGAAGATGATTGGAAAGGGAGTTAGAGTTTGTCAAAAGGTAGCAATTGCCAAACTTatagatttgaaaaagatagataatGAGGCTAGATTAAGGGTGGAGAAGTCAAAAACAAAATCTGTGTCATTGCCTCCGGTTTCTACTCAACACCAAATGGATACAAACACTCTTGGTGTTGatccaaaaaagagaaagacatCAAATGTAGAAAGTGCCTTTAATTTTCAAGCTAGAAAGACACTTGATCATGAAATTGCTAGGATGTTTTACTCTTCGGGGCTGCCTTTTCATTTAACAAGAAATCCTCATTATAGGAAGGCGTTTACCTATGCTACTAACAATCATATCAGTGGTTACCAACCTCCTggttataataaattaaggacAACATTACTTCAAAATGAGAGGAGACATGTGGAGAAATTGttacaaccaattaaaaatgcaTGGAGCTAGAAGGGTgtgagcattgttagtgatggATGGAGTGACCCACAAAGAAGATCTCTTATTAATTTCATGGTTGTCACGAAGAGTggacatatatttttaaaggcCATCGATTGTTCAAATGAGATAAAAGACAATGATTTCATTGCCAAACATATGAGGGAGGTAATTATGGAGGTTGGGCACTCAAATGTTGTGCAAATAGTGACGGATAATGCAGCCGTTTGTAAAACAACAGGTTTAATAATTGAGGCTGAGTTTCCTTCTATCTATTGGACTCCATGTGTTGTCCATACATTAAATAttgctttgaagaacatatgtgCAGCCAagaatacagaaaaaaaaaacaatgttatttATGAAGAATGTTCTTGGATCACCCAAATTGCGGAGGATGCAATGTTTGTGAAAAACTTTGTCATGAGTCACTCTATGAGACtatcaattttcaattcattcaattCATTGAAATTGATATTCATTGCTCCAACAAGATTTTCCTCCACTATTGTAATGCTCAAGAGATTCAAGCAATTGAAGAAAGGACTCTAAGAGATGGTCATTAGTGACCAATGGTCTTCTTACAAGGAAGATGATGTTGCAAAGGCTAAATTTGTGAAAGATACTTTGTTGGATGATAAATGGTGGGATAAGGTTGATTACATTCTTTCTTTCACTAGCCCTATGTATGATGATCTTAGAAGAACTGATACGAAAGCTTCATCTCTCCATCTAGTATATGAGATGTGGGATTCAATGATTGAAAAGGTGAAGAATGTCATATATCAATATGAGAGAAAGGAGGAGAGTGAAGGATCAACCTTTCATGAAGTAGTGCACTCCATATTAATTGATCGTTGGACTAAGAGTAGCACTCCTCTCCATTGTTAAGCTCATTCCTTAAATCCAAGGTAATTAACTCTATACTTTTTTacttacatttttttagaatataaattttaatcatgtatatatttctttttaattatagatATTATATTCATGAATGGCTAAGTGAAGATTCTAATTGAGTTCCTCCACATCAAGACATGGAACTCACTCCTGAAAGAGTAAAATGCTTCAAGAGGttctttcttgatgtggatgtaagAAGGAAAGTGAATATTGAGTTTGCCAACTTCTCAGATGGAAGAGAAGGTTTTGatgatcttgattctttaaaTGATAGAGGTCAAATGGATCCAAAAGCTTAATGGCTAGTTCATGACGTTAATGCTCCAATACTTCAAAAGGTTGCCCTTAAGCTACTTGTGCAACCTTGTTCATCTTCATGTTGTGAAAGGAATTGGAGtacatattcatttatccattatttaaagagaaataaaatggcACCACATAGAGCTGAAGATTTAGTATTTGTTCATAGCAACCTACGACTTCTCTCAAGGAATACTCCACAATATCATCAAGAGGAAACTAAAATGTGGGATGTAGCTGGAGATGATTTTGGATCACTTGATGATTGTGGTATTCTTGAAATTGCTAGTTTGTCTTTAAATGAACCAGAGTTAGAGGGTATCTTTTTCAATGATGATTGCTAGTTTGTGGAATTCTTAAAGACTTGAAGTTGCTAATTCATCATcttgctttataatttttttttgtaaagaaacgAAGCGTACAAATTGTATAATGAGGTCTCTTAGTATTTTTTGTGAAACTCATTATCATAGGAAAAGTTCTTTTGAGATGATGATGAATATCTAAATcttgattttcaatttagatCTTTTATGCATATCGCtcgtatttaattttatgtaattttattttatttaattatatatatatagttgtgtCCATGTCctatattttggacattacaGGTGTCCACATGTCCGTGTCGTGTTAGTGTCTGTGCTTCATAGCTTAGTACTTAGTCTTATTGATAAACATATAATAGTTAATTATGTTATATCTAGTTCTTTATTCAAATGCTTAATTCCAAGTTGATGTTGAAGGGTTGTGATGGTTTGTTGTTGTTAGATAGCAATGAAAGCATGGTCAGTGAGAAGGAATCAAATCCCAATCGTGATTCTTAAACATACTCCTTTATTATtggctaaatttttttttatttcacctCCTTTAATgaatctctctttttttatagttttcaattgattttaatgaataataaaatgtgttaaaaaaatgaattactaTCACTCTTGTATAAACATAAGGAGTTTTAGTATGTCcaatatttttcaattcattttcagtaaaataaaattgaaaatagtgtaaaaaaagatgctccaaattgaaggttaaaaagtcattttcaacattTTGAAAGGATATGAAAacaagaagaatgaaaaaaatttctcatGCCAAatgaattctatattttttcaataaataacagAAGGAGACAAACGTAATGAAATAAACATGAGTGGATATGGTTATAATATAATGGTTGGATGGGAAGATAATCTTACAAACATATGTTGTGAAGTCAtactatttaaatattatttctaaaaaaattattatgataaagTGCTTCATATAAAATACtcttaattaacaattttaaaattttaactatcACCCAACAATTGAATTTATGTAAAACTTATCGATATTAATATTGGATTTTTGACAAGCATACCAACTCCTAAAGTAGTATTTGATAAATAACAAGTTTTTACTTAGTTAATATTATAAGTTTTTACTATCTAAACTAACAAataaacaatgatgatttgaactTAGCATTTAACAATAAAGGCTAAACAAGCAAAGctataaattatgatatttttgggattttttgttaaACGCACAATAAAACGATATAAATTTTAGATGATAAAGGTTTTCAGGGTTAGATTTATCCGAATCAAACTCTCTTTATGTTAAAACATGGTATTCAACTTGTAATTCAACATTAATATTAGTCATAGTTCAAAATCGATATTTGTAAAGACTTGTCACATTAAAATTTTCAAGATATACATTTACCAAACAATGCACAATTACTTAAatgaatacacacacacacacacacacacacacacatatatatatattaacttgaTAGATATCATTCACAGAACGAAAAGTAAATcaattcatacatataattaaatctgtgatttacatcctcaattcggaaagaattatagaaccagctatggaggagttgattaacaaaacataactctctcccaaaataattccAACGTCATCATGTTGACTTAGtggctccacaaaagaatctcacttcacgTACTCTATTGTtgttcatctgctcccacgaacgaaggttcacgatcatcacaggtaccaaccacatgatacaaaaattacaagggtgagtttattataaaaaaaatcaagacaaaactcaaataaccatgattagtaagaaaacattaacaaataccataatcatacataaacatccattagtccaacatacactcaacaagtagtcaCCAGCCTTCCacaattccaatcaatcatgctcagcaTGATGCATGCGTCTgatctcaactctcaaatgcaatgtggtaccattcatcgagaaatagcctaagcatgtccatgcgacactctcacttagaaAAACTAGCAAGCAGCAAGTGTTGAGATCACCTTGtcgtgcacaggcaactccTCCCCCCAATAGTCATCAACCTAAGTTTCAAGAGaattccaaaccgagtgacatgcccccaagtacaagtattcacCTTCATGAGGACTACAAATACTtattgacaaagtttatactatttccatataatatgaagtatgaaacatagaCATCATCAATGCATTGATcatgaataattaaatattctaagtCATCTCCTTCAAGAGatgcttaaaattatttaaccaTTCTATTTCCCtcaccagggatatccatcaTGGTCACTACAACCCTCATGTACATACATAACATgcatcatcacaatgacattttcaacatcaacatcttatctcaatgtcattatcaacatcatctcatctcaatgtcattctcaacatcatctcatctcaatgacattatcaacaacaacaacatcatctcatattaacataattatcaataacaacatcatctcatatcaatattatcataaacaccaacatcatcttatataaattattatcaatatcattttcaataacGACATCATTAtctatcaacattatcataaacatcaatgtcacctcatattaattaatatcatcaataatTATATCATCTGCAAATCACATTCCGCACgtacatacatatatagttcgTGTCTGAGATTAATACTCCAcaggtcttcagacaacacaagtctaataaaaacaataatctcatttatcaataacagacacatcgcatcccattagtcaaaaatattatttttcttgaaaaccaacttACACAGGGACAGGACATACATTCTCATAATTGGGTTCCCTGGCCCCAATTATGGTATCaaagtcataaaattataatatactcccctcacctattgtgagTTCTCTGTCAACTCCTCTCTATGTCGCTGAGAGACCTCTTTCGTTCACGTTCATCAGTTCAAGCGCAatgttctatataccaaatcgaagggactttagtatagatttcaaaaataagGTTAATAATAACAATCAGGGTCAATTACCCCTGTCAAAACAAAATGGGCTAAGGGGTATTTTGGGTTCTACGATAAAaggacatcattttgaaattccgatcatACTAATGTGACCAGGATTCATTGAAGGTcacaaaaacaacatcaattttataaaacgaTAACATTTACAACGTCTCATTTTTAGgggttttcaaaggaagtgtaaaaacatcctattacagtacccaaaacacaagaaACACTAAGAGAATCTCAAAGTAACTAGGAGAAAGacatagaagtcaagattaccttagAGAAATTACAAATGAAAGAATTAAGAGTTTGTTATCAGccgaatccttgaggtggattctgaggattcTGCTCCAATTAAAATGTTTCTCTCCGTATGATCATTTGGTGGCAAGCAACCACAGCTCATGGTGGCCACCAATGGTCATGGGTGGTGAAGGAGGAGTTTCTAGGGTGGTTTGGCGGAGTTTTGAGAGAGAAAGGTGtgaaaattgtgtttttcaCCCTGAAGAATCCACTTTTGACGTTAAGCGTGACTTTCGCGTTAAGCGCAAATCCCTCTCAGGTTGGGATTTGTGTTAAGCGCGACAGTTCGCGCTGAGTGCAATTCCTATTGCACTGAGCTCAATTCCTTCTCGGGTTGGAATTGTGCTTAGCACGCTTCTCACGTTGAGCGAGttgcaaaaaattattattttttaaatctcaacGGTCAAAACGTGAAGAAATGGGTTATGAACCTACTAACCAAATTTGAAGGCGacccaacggttaacgaatttgGGATCACGGTTTAACCTGAACAAGTTTaggtaaaacttgaaatctcgTAATTTCGACTTaagtcaataaaactccacataactcaacatccacatcaaacaAATCACACATTGCTAATTCATACAatacctcaactcatccaagtcaatcacataatcaaataacacaagaaatacATTTAAACATCTTTTTACAGTTAGCGAAATTTCAGGACGTTACAATATTCTGATCCCTAATTGCTTAGGTGAAAAGACCTAAGTTCCTTCATTAAATATCAATCCCTTGCACATTTAACAAAAGAACTTACTTTAAGCTCAATGACCCAAAGATAATCATTACCCCTCATCTTATTCCTAGCTTCGAGGTTTAATGGACATTTTACCACAATTCAAGATAAAGAAAGTATTTTCAAATAGCAATTGCATCCAAGAATCAAGCTATGAATGG contains:
- the LOC114418959 gene encoding tropinone reductase homolog At5g06060-like, giving the protein MAETKLSFKDKRWSLHGMTALVTGATRGIGHAIVEELAEFGAAVHICARNQDDIDKCLEEWKSKGLTVTSSVCDLQCSDQRIRLMEILSSIFHGKLNILVNNAATTITKKIIDYTAEDISTIMGTNFESVYHLTQLAHPLLKESGQGSIVSISSIAGLKALPVFSVYAASKGAMNQFTKNLALEWAKDNIRANAVAPGPVMTKLLDSIMNSSGGDESVDGIVSQTLVGRMGEAKEISALVAFLCLPAASYITGQVICADGGFTT